In Equus quagga isolate Etosha38 unplaced genomic scaffold, UCLA_HA_Equagga_1.0 73442_RagTag, whole genome shotgun sequence, the following proteins share a genomic window:
- the LOC124234289 gene encoding keratin-associated protein 11-1-like: protein MSYNCSTRHCSSRPIGGRCTVPVAQVAVPSTHDTDCLSGIYLPSSFQTGSWLLDHCQETCCEPPVCQPSCYQQTSCVSRPGQVTCSRQTTCVSNPCSTTCRQPLTFISSGCQPLGSISTVCQPVGGVSTVCQPACGVSRTYQQSCVSSCRRIC from the coding sequence ATGTCCTACAACTGCTCCACAAGGCACTGCTCTTCCAGGCCAATTGGAGGACGATGCACGGTCCCAGTGGCCCAAGTTGCCGTACCTTCTACCCATGATACCGACTGCCTGAGTGGCATCTACTTGCCCAGTTCCTTCCAAactggctcctggctcctggacCACTGTCAGGAGACTTGTTGTGAGCCCCCTGTTTGCCAGCCAAGCTGTTACCAGCAAACGTCCTGCGTCTCTAGACCGGGCCAGGTGACCTGCTCTCGACAAACGACCTGTGTCTCTAATCCTTGCTCAACTACCTGCAGGCAGCCACTTACTTTCATCTCTAGTGGCTGTCAGCCTCTGGGCAGCATCTCTACTGTGTGCCAACCAGTGGGAGGAGTCTCCACTGTCTGCCAACCAGCCTGCGGGGTCTCCAGGACGTACCAGCAGTCCTGTGTGTCCAGCTGCCGAAGAATTTGCTAG